The following are encoded in a window of Thermoanaerobacter ethanolicus JW 200 genomic DNA:
- the ltaE gene encoding low-specificity L-threonine aldolase, translating to MKYIDFRSDTVTLPTQEMREAMYKAEVGDDVYGEDPTVRKLEEMAAEMLGKEAAMLVTSGTQGNQVSIMTHTHPGEEIIVEENCHIITYEVGGVGYLAGVQTKALKSNKGVLNPADVEKAIRPKDIHYPVTSLICLENTHNRAGGTVTPIEIMKEIYEIAQKHNIPVHLDGARIFNAATYLKVDVREIAKYADSVMFCLSKGLCAPIGSVVVGTKDFIEKARKYRKMLGGGMRQAGFIAAAGIVALEKMTKRLQEDHDNARFLAEGLKNIPGINLDLETVQTNIVMADISKTGMTGKEFALKLKEQGILINGGNDFAVRFVTHYYISKKDIEKTLDAIEKIVRQF from the coding sequence ATGAAATATATAGATTTTAGAAGCGATACAGTAACTCTTCCAACACAAGAAATGCGAGAAGCCATGTACAAGGCTGAAGTAGGTGATGACGTCTACGGCGAAGACCCTACAGTAAGAAAACTTGAAGAAATGGCAGCAGAAATGTTGGGAAAAGAAGCAGCAATGCTAGTAACAAGCGGTACACAAGGTAACCAAGTCTCAATAATGACTCACACTCATCCAGGAGAAGAAATTATTGTAGAAGAAAACTGCCATATCATAACTTATGAAGTTGGAGGAGTGGGATACCTTGCAGGCGTACAGACAAAAGCTTTGAAAAGCAACAAAGGTGTCTTAAATCCTGCCGATGTAGAAAAGGCCATAAGGCCAAAGGACATACATTACCCCGTCACAAGTCTTATCTGCCTTGAAAATACTCATAACAGAGCTGGTGGCACTGTAACTCCAATTGAAATTATGAAGGAAATATACGAAATAGCTCAAAAACACAATATACCTGTTCATTTAGATGGTGCGAGAATATTCAATGCCGCTACTTATCTTAAAGTAGATGTAAGAGAAATAGCCAAATATGCAGATAGTGTAATGTTTTGCCTCTCCAAAGGCTTATGCGCCCCTATTGGGTCGGTAGTCGTCGGCACAAAAGATTTCATTGAAAAAGCAAGAAAATACCGCAAAATGTTAGGTGGTGGAATGAGACAAGCAGGTTTTATTGCAGCTGCTGGCATTGTAGCACTTGAAAAAATGACAAAAAGGCTACAGGAAGACCATGACAATGCAAGATTTTTAGCAGAAGGATTAAAAAATATACCGGGAATAAACCTCGACCTGGAAACGGTACAAACAAATATAGTAATGGCCGACATATCAAAAACAGGAATGACTGGCAAAGAATTTGCTCTAAAATTAAAAGAGCAGGGAATTTTAATAAATGGCGGAAATGATTTTGCAGTAAGATTTGTAACTCATTATTACATAAGTAAAAAAGACATTGAAAAAACTCTCGATGCAATTGAGAAAATTGTAAGACAGTTTTAG
- a CDS encoding peroxiredoxin, whose translation MEEIRMKLLGEKFPSMEVVTTHGVKRLPEDYAGKWFVLFSHPADFTPVCTTEFVEFARKANDFKELNTELIGLSVDQVFSHIKWVEWIKDNTNIAIPFPVIADDLGKVSNQLGMIHPGKGTNTVRAVFIVDDKGTIRLIMYYPQEVGRNVDEILRALKALQTADQYGVALPEKWPNNYLIKDHVIVPPSTDEASANERKEKIKSKEIEAFDWWFVHKPLK comes from the coding sequence ATGGAGGAAATTAGAATGAAATTGTTAGGAGAAAAATTCCCATCTATGGAGGTAGTGACCACTCACGGAGTAAAGAGACTGCCTGAGGATTACGCGGGAAAATGGTTTGTGCTTTTTAGCCACCCAGCAGACTTTACACCAGTTTGCACAACAGAATTTGTAGAATTTGCAAGGAAAGCTAATGACTTTAAAGAATTAAACACTGAATTAATAGGTCTATCAGTTGACCAAGTTTTCTCCCACATAAAATGGGTAGAGTGGATAAAGGACAACACAAACATAGCTATTCCTTTCCCAGTCATAGCTGATGACTTAGGAAAAGTCTCTAACCAATTAGGAATGATTCATCCAGGCAAAGGCACCAATACTGTAAGAGCAGTATTTATAGTAGACGACAAAGGAACAATAAGACTTATAATGTATTATCCACAAGAAGTTGGAAGAAATGTAGATGAAATATTAAGAGCATTAAAAGCATTGCAAACAGCAGACCAATACGGCGTGGCACTCCCTGAAAAATGGCCAAATAACTACTTAATTAAAGACCATGTAATAGTCCCACCATCCACTGATGAAGCTTCTGCAAATGAAAGAAAAGAAAAGATTAAATCAAAAGAAATTGAAGCTTTTGACTGGTGGTTTGTACACAAGCCTTTGAAATAA
- a CDS encoding Fur family transcriptional regulator — protein sequence MKMTYTIEQLKDYLKRHDIKPSTIRIKVLEYLLNNRIHPTADDIYQYLIGEIPTLSKTSVYNTLELFMEKGVVNALSLKEKELRYDINTYFHGHLKCEICGNVYDFPVSEEIINVEELKGFIIRNVDINVYGICKKCNEKNKEV from the coding sequence ATGAAAATGACTTATACAATAGAGCAATTAAAAGATTATTTAAAGAGACATGATATAAAGCCTTCTACCATAAGGATAAAAGTATTAGAATACCTTTTAAACAATAGAATACACCCAACAGCTGATGACATTTATCAATACTTGATAGGCGAAATACCAACCCTTTCAAAAACCAGTGTTTACAACACATTGGAATTGTTTATGGAAAAAGGAGTTGTAAATGCTTTATCTTTGAAAGAAAAAGAATTGCGATATGATATAAACACTTACTTTCACGGACACCTTAAATGTGAAATATGTGGCAACGTATACGATTTTCCCGTATCAGAGGAAATTATAAATGTAGAAGAATTAAAAGGCTTTATAATTAGAAATGTTGACATAAATGTTTATGGCATATGCAAAAAATGTAATGAGAAAAATAAGGAGGTTTAA
- a CDS encoding MarR family transcriptional regulator, translating to MEVKELVLKTLKESSEPLRPGDIAQKANLDKKEVDKAIKELKKEDLIMSPKRCYYAAK from the coding sequence ATGGAAGTAAAAGAGTTGGTACTAAAAACTTTAAAAGAATCCTCTGAACCTTTAAGACCAGGAGATATTGCTCAAAAAGCTAATTTAGACAAAAAAGAAGTAGACAAAGCTATAAAAGAGCTAAAAAAAGAGGACTTGATAATGTCTCCCAAAAGATGCTACTACGCAGCAAAATAA
- the galT gene encoding galactose-1-phosphate uridylyltransferase, whose translation MSEIRYDLITGKRVIIATERGKRPYDFNITHEEKKNNNTCPFCPGNEEMTPPTLVEIKDKKGNWLVRGFENKFAAVNRDLKSFEVPSLYKAEYGYGVAEVIVESPEHDVTFGSLSLGQMQKVFMAIIERYKKIAQDDKIKYIQVFKNFGARGGASLEHGHWQIIATSFIPDVVEKEVTGIQEYIKKKGKCPYCEIVKCEKEEGKRIIGENENFIVIAPYASQYPYESWIIPKEHQERFEELKEENIANLTEILKPLIEKYEREFNFPPYNIVVHTVPISDIRNYHWHIEIIPRLTVAAGFELGTGVYINPVPPELAASVLRIE comes from the coding sequence ATGTCCGAAATAAGATATGACCTTATAACTGGTAAAAGGGTGATTATAGCTACAGAGCGAGGTAAAAGACCTTATGATTTTAACATAACTCATGAGGAAAAGAAAAATAATAATACTTGCCCTTTTTGCCCCGGGAATGAAGAGATGACTCCTCCTACTTTAGTTGAAATTAAGGATAAAAAAGGGAACTGGTTAGTGAGAGGATTTGAAAATAAATTTGCAGCCGTGAATAGGGATTTAAAGAGTTTTGAGGTACCATCCCTTTATAAAGCGGAATATGGCTATGGTGTAGCGGAAGTGATAGTAGAGTCACCAGAACACGATGTAACTTTTGGAAGTTTATCTTTAGGGCAAATGCAAAAAGTTTTTATGGCAATAATTGAGCGTTATAAAAAAATTGCTCAAGACGATAAAATAAAATACATTCAGGTGTTCAAAAATTTTGGAGCAAGAGGAGGAGCTTCCTTAGAACACGGGCATTGGCAGATTATAGCTACTTCTTTTATTCCAGATGTAGTAGAAAAAGAGGTAACAGGTATACAAGAATATATTAAGAAGAAGGGCAAATGTCCTTATTGTGAAATTGTCAAATGTGAAAAAGAAGAAGGTAAAAGGATAATAGGTGAAAATGAGAATTTCATTGTTATCGCTCCTTATGCATCTCAATATCCTTATGAGTCATGGATAATACCCAAAGAGCATCAAGAGCGATTTGAAGAGTTAAAAGAAGAAAATATTGCAAATTTGACTGAAATTTTGAAGCCTCTTATAGAAAAGTACGAGAGAGAATTTAACTTTCCGCCATATAATATTGTGGTTCATACAGTACCAATTTCTGATATAAGAAATTATCATTGGCATATTGAAATTATTCCAAGGCTTACTGTGGCAGCTGGTTTCGAGTTAGGGACAGGAGTTTATATAAATCCTGTGCCACCAGAATTGGCAGCATCAGTTTTAAGAATAGAATGA
- the glgA gene encoding glycogen synthase, with protein MDKLKVTMFTNEYPPNIYGGAGVHVDYLVRELSKLMEVDVRCFGDQDYTADNLKVRGYKQWDKLKENSDPRYQKILGPFSIDLAMVKDEIDSDILHCHTWYTFMAGFLAKKLYDKPLVVTVHSLEPLRPWKEEQLGNGYKLSSWMERTGIEAADRVIAVSQGSKEDILKYYNIPEEKVEVIYNGIDLNQYQKTDRNIARQKYGIEGKYILFVGRISRQKGITHLIDAVKYLPKDIKVVLCASSPDTQEVLEEVEQKVKLYDNIIWINKMVEKEEIIELYSNAEVFACPSVYEPFGIINLEAMACKTPVVASATGGIKEVVVHEETGFLVEPGNPEELAKYINILLNNKDLAIKFGENGRKRVEEMFSWESIAKKTYEMYKDVIEKYKK; from the coding sequence ATGGATAAGTTAAAAGTTACAATGTTTACAAATGAATACCCTCCTAATATTTACGGTGGAGCTGGTGTTCATGTAGATTATCTTGTTAGGGAACTGTCTAAACTGATGGAAGTAGACGTGAGATGCTTTGGTGACCAAGATTATACGGCTGATAATCTAAAAGTCCGTGGATATAAACAGTGGGATAAGTTAAAGGAAAATTCAGATCCAAGATATCAGAAAATTTTGGGGCCTTTTTCCATTGATTTGGCAATGGTGAAGGATGAGATAGACTCAGATATTTTACACTGCCATACCTGGTATACTTTCATGGCGGGCTTTTTAGCTAAAAAATTGTATGATAAACCCCTTGTAGTTACAGTTCACAGCCTTGAGCCTTTAAGGCCATGGAAAGAGGAACAGTTAGGTAATGGATATAAATTAAGTTCTTGGATGGAAAGAACAGGGATTGAAGCCGCCGATAGGGTTATAGCAGTATCACAAGGTTCGAAAGAAGATATATTGAAGTATTACAATATTCCAGAAGAAAAAGTTGAAGTTATATATAACGGCATAGATTTGAACCAATACCAGAAAACAGATAGAAATATTGCTCGCCAAAAATATGGAATTGAGGGTAAATACATTCTCTTTGTAGGAAGAATATCAAGGCAAAAGGGCATTACTCATTTAATAGATGCAGTAAAGTATCTACCTAAGGATATAAAGGTTGTACTATGTGCTAGTTCTCCGGATACACAAGAGGTTTTAGAAGAAGTAGAGCAAAAAGTTAAACTTTACGACAATATTATTTGGATAAATAAAATGGTGGAAAAAGAAGAAATTATAGAGTTATACAGCAATGCGGAAGTTTTTGCATGCCCTTCTGTTTATGAGCCTTTTGGCATAATAAACTTAGAAGCAATGGCTTGTAAAACTCCTGTTGTAGCAAGTGCTACAGGAGGAATTAAAGAGGTTGTAGTTCATGAAGAGACAGGATTCCTTGTAGAACCAGGCAATCCTGAAGAATTAGCAAAATATATAAACATACTTTTAAATAACAAAGATTTAGCTATAAAATTTGGAGAAAATGGGAGAAAACGTGTTGAAGAGATGTTTAGTTGGGAAAGCATTGCTAAAAAGACTTATGAGATGTACAAGGATGTAATAGAGAAATATAAAAAATAA
- a CDS encoding DedA family protein yields the protein MEGQSFLYNAIINYGYIALFIGLMIEGTGMPGPVEILFFAAAYLVTKGDMNLFYVIVIAALGNVTGNVIAYLVGYYKGRPVVEKYGKYLKITVKDLEAMDKWFAKYGGFTVLLGRLVGLPRTPAIWASGITRMNFTVYVIFSAIADFIWSTFWAVVSYLAAMQLIKIDFFAKSQPPWVYFASTIGFMIFLYIVWRVLLWMKEKYLT from the coding sequence ATGGAAGGACAATCTTTTCTTTATAATGCAATAATAAATTATGGATATATAGCGCTTTTTATAGGGCTTATGATTGAAGGAACGGGAATGCCAGGCCCTGTAGAAATATTATTTTTTGCGGCAGCGTATTTAGTCACAAAAGGGGATATGAACCTTTTTTATGTTATAGTCATCGCTGCTTTAGGAAATGTGACAGGAAATGTGATAGCTTATTTGGTAGGCTATTATAAAGGTAGGCCTGTTGTTGAAAAATACGGTAAATATTTAAAAATAACAGTAAAAGACCTTGAAGCTATGGATAAATGGTTTGCTAAATATGGAGGATTTACGGTTTTATTAGGTAGGCTTGTAGGTCTTCCAAGGACGCCGGCTATTTGGGCTTCAGGTATAACCCGTATGAATTTTACTGTGTATGTGATATTTTCTGCTATTGCTGATTTTATATGGTCTACTTTTTGGGCAGTAGTGTCTTATCTTGCTGCTATGCAATTGATTAAAATAGACTTTTTTGCGAAAAGTCAACCGCCTTGGGTATATTTTGCTTCTACAATAGGCTTTATGATATTTTTATATATAGTTTGGAGGGTACTTCTTTGGATGAAAGAAAAGTATCTAACGTAA
- a CDS encoding GNAT family N-acetyltransferase: MDERKVSNVIFEKITNVSDLLDIEDIWHELENVAEIYPFNTFEWVLNWWKHFGYGKKMLVLLVYEENMPIGIAPFMITYFEKGLLVKRIKFIGSNNSDYLDFIVRKGHENEFYTSLVNFLERYIDAFTVLDLEHIPEKSEFFPYIMGSNLYYDYDVQDVCPYVELPQSWEEYLNSLDGKFRRNLNYEIRRFFKEYDGSFSMVKDIESIDRAMDNLIVLHQRRWRQRHMPGAFYSKRIREFHKDVAKDMLSKGELSLFELKDGGKTVASLLSYHVGGKRYYYISGYDLDYSKRSVGTITLGLAIKQSIEEGDRIFDFLRGDEEYKKNWTSSKKRNMRFVAAMPTMAGKFFCYYIIAENKIIKKIKDRFSG, from the coding sequence TTGGATGAAAGAAAAGTATCTAACGTAATTTTTGAGAAGATAACAAATGTTTCTGACCTTTTAGATATAGAGGATATATGGCATGAATTAGAGAATGTGGCGGAAATTTATCCTTTTAATACTTTTGAATGGGTGTTAAACTGGTGGAAACATTTTGGATATGGTAAAAAAATGTTGGTATTACTGGTTTATGAAGAAAATATGCCCATTGGAATTGCGCCTTTTATGATAACATATTTTGAAAAAGGACTTTTGGTTAAAAGGATAAAATTTATAGGTTCTAACAATAGTGATTATCTTGATTTTATCGTGAGAAAAGGACATGAAAATGAATTTTATACAAGCTTAGTAAATTTTTTGGAAAGATATATAGATGCTTTTACTGTTTTAGATTTGGAACATATTCCTGAAAAGAGTGAGTTTTTCCCCTATATAATGGGTAGTAACCTTTATTACGATTATGATGTGCAAGATGTATGTCCTTATGTGGAATTACCTCAAAGCTGGGAAGAATATTTAAATAGTTTAGATGGAAAATTTAGACGAAATCTCAATTATGAAATCAGAAGATTTTTTAAGGAATATGACGGAAGTTTTTCAATGGTGAAGGATATAGAATCGATAGATAGAGCAATGGATAATTTAATAGTTCTTCATCAAAGGCGATGGAGACAAAGGCACATGCCTGGAGCTTTTTATTCTAAGAGGATAAGGGAGTTCCACAAGGATGTGGCAAAAGACATGTTATCAAAAGGAGAATTGAGTCTTTTTGAATTAAAAGACGGGGGAAAAACAGTTGCTAGTCTTTTAAGTTATCATGTAGGGGGTAAAAGGTATTATTATATAAGCGGTTATGATTTGGATTATAGCAAAAGAAGTGTTGGCACTATAACTTTAGGTCTTGCTATAAAGCAGTCTATTGAAGAAGGAGATAGAATATTTGACTTTTTAAGAGGAGATGAAGAGTACAAAAAAAACTGGACTTCTTCAAAAAAGCGAAATATGCGATTTGTGGCGGCAATGCCCACAATGGCAGGTAAATTTTTCTGCTACTACATAATTGCGGAAAACAAAATTATCAAAAAAATTAAAGACAGGTTTAGTGGATAG